TTAATTACATGGAAAAAATATTTATTCCATATAATTTCAAAATATCTGTTTTCGATTTTTATTTAAGCAATAGTGCAAAAAACAAATATAAAAACTCAATCCAAAACAATATTGAATTTTTATTTATTTTCTTGCCATCAAACACCGGCGTTTGAAAAATAACAAAGCCTTGGAAGCATTTACCAAGGCAGTCGCGTCAAGCCACCAGGGAAAATATCAAATTCTTTTTATTTCGCAGCCACACTACGCAAAATAAAAAACTTAATTTAATATTCGGCAAAAACCTTTTTCGACCGAAAAAGCGCCACGTTCCAGACGGTCGCCGCCAGCACTTCAAAAAGATTTTCAGTTGCGAATGTTACCATTACGCAGTTGTTCTAATCTATAAAGAATTGAAATGAAGCAGGGGTGCTCTGTAACAATCCGATGCTGCACCAGAGGCGCCATACAGTCATGTGAACAACTATTAGGTGGCTCATAGACTCGGCCTCGGTGTGACTGTAGAACAACGGCTCAGACCAGATAAAACCAACCAGTCGTATCCAATGTACTCATTTTTGATACAAACTCGACCGCCTCGTGACGGGTGCAATACCTTTACCATGGCCGCGCAACAAGGATTGCGGGCTTGCGCCTGACAATATGTGACCAAAGCAGTGTTTTCCCTTAGCCTGTACAAAAACGCCCGAATCAGGGCGTTTTTTTTCGGGGTTATCCCTCATCTATAGGCTGGTTCGCCTAGGCGCTATACGAATTGTCTTATGGCGCGCCTGTCGCACGCCGTTACATTGAGATGGCTACATCTAATAATTAATCCACTCTGGAGACATCTCATGGGTACGAACGCGACCACCGCACCCGTCGACGAACGATTACCGAATGGCAGGCTGGCTGCATTGGGCCTGCAGCACGTTTTGGTAATGTACGCCGGTGCCGTCGCGGTTCCACTAATTGTGGGCCGGGCTTTAAATCTGTCGTCTGAAGAAGTATCTATCCTGATCGCCGCAGACCTGTTTGTCTGCGGCATCGTATCCATCATTCAATCGATGGGTTTTACGCAGTACTTTGGCATCAAGCTGCCTGTCATGATGGGCGTTACCTTCGCTGCCGTGGGTCCCATGGTGTCCATGGCCCAGTCCAACCCCGGTCATGAGGGCGCTCAAATGCTGTTTGGCACCGTCATCGGGGCCGGGATCATCACCATGATCATTGCCCCTGCCGTGAGCCGGATGCTGCGTTTTTTCCCGCCGGTGGTCACTGGCACGATTATTGCCATGATCGGCATTACGCTGATGCGTGTGGGCATCAACTGGATTTTCGGCAATCCTGTCGGCCCGACTGCGCCCAGCGTCATCAACCCCGACCATCTGGCCTGGATACAGCACGCCCAATCCGCTGCCGCCATGCCCGGCTCCGCCCTGCCACCGCCCCCGGAAGGACTGGCCTTGAAAGCCACCGTTCCCAACCCCCGTTACGCCAACCTGACAGGTCTGGGCATTGCGGCCATCGTACTGACATCGATTCTGTTGATTGCCAAATTCGCAAAAGGCTTTCTGGCTAACGTGGCTGTCTTGCTGGGTATTGTCATTGGCGCGGTTGTGGCCTCGGCCATGGGCATCATGACTTACGAAAAAGTGGCCAACGCGGCCTGGGTTGATCTGGTTCTGCCGTTTCACTTTGGCATGCCCAAGTTCAACATTTTGCACATTGCGACCATGACCCTGGTCATGATTGTGGTGCTGATTGAATCGACCGGCATGTTCCTGGCGCTGAGCGACATGACGGGCAAGAAGGTGGATCAGAAGGATCTGGCGCGTGGTCTGCGTACCGATGGTCTGGGCACCTTGCTGGGCGGTATCTTCAATACCTTCCCCTACTCCAGCTTCTCGCAGAACGTGGGTCTGGTCGCCGTAACGGGTGTGCGCAGTCGCTTTGTGTGCGTGGCAGGCGGCGTGATTCTGATTATTCTGGGCCTGCTGCCCAAGATGGCCGCCTTGGTGGAATCCTTGCCTACCGTGGTTCTGGGCGGTGCCGGCATTGTGATGTTCGGTATGGTCACCGCCACCGGCATCCGTATTC
This genomic interval from Alcaligenes ammonioxydans contains the following:
- a CDS encoding nucleobase:cation symporter-2 family protein, translating into MGTNATTAPVDERLPNGRLAALGLQHVLVMYAGAVAVPLIVGRALNLSSEEVSILIAADLFVCGIVSIIQSMGFTQYFGIKLPVMMGVTFAAVGPMVSMAQSNPGHEGAQMLFGTVIGAGIITMIIAPAVSRMLRFFPPVVTGTIIAMIGITLMRVGINWIFGNPVGPTAPSVINPDHLAWIQHAQSAAAMPGSALPPPPEGLALKATVPNPRYANLTGLGIAAIVLTSILLIAKFAKGFLANVAVLLGIVIGAVVASAMGIMTYEKVANAAWVDLVLPFHFGMPKFNILHIATMTLVMIVVLIESTGMFLALSDMTGKKVDQKDLARGLRTDGLGTLLGGIFNTFPYSSFSQNVGLVAVTGVRSRFVCVAGGVILIILGLLPKMAALVESLPTVVLGGAGIVMFGMVTATGIRILSGVDYKTNRNNSMIVAISIGVGMIPLVAPNYMQWMPHAIHPLIESGILLTSMAAVLLNLFFNGAKEDTHAAVEAAKHAEA